The Juglans microcarpa x Juglans regia isolate MS1-56 chromosome 8S, Jm3101_v1.0, whole genome shotgun sequence genome has a window encoding:
- the LOC121244649 gene encoding uncharacterized protein LOC121244649 translates to MEEVDGEGSGGSIRYTLKPTRISNEDILFCIDADAESLVEMKATGPNGRPLTRLESVKQAILLFVNAKLSINPDHRFAFSFLAKSPSWLKKDFSSEVEFAFHALQLLSATSSCGPADLTNLFRVAAHEAKKSRAQNRILRVILIYCRSSAKPQHQWPVNQKLFTLDVIYLHDKPGPDNCPQDVYDALVDALEHVTEYKGYIHESGTGLVRVLFRHMCMLLAHPQQRCQQEYLDIPKPLTKKSPASDSMPGEDNIPVSSQ, encoded by the exons atggaggaAGTGGATGGAGAGGGTTCAGGAGGAAGCATCAGATACACACTGAAGCCGACGCGTATAAGCAACGAGGACATACTATTTTGCATAGATGCGGACGCGGAATCCCTGGTGGAGATGAAAGCCACGGGCCCAAATGGTCGTCCGCTTACCAGATTGGAGTCCGTCAAGCAAGCTATCCTTCTCTTCGTCAACGCCAAGCTCTCCATTAACCCCGACCACAGATTCGCCTTCTCCTTTCTCGCCAAATCCCCTTCTTGG CTTAAGAAAGATTTTAGCAGTGAAGTTGAGTTCGCATTTCATGCGCTTCAGTTACTGTCAGCAACTTCATCTTGTGGTCCTGCAGATCTCACCAATCTTTTCCGGGTAGCGGCTCATGAAGCCAAGAAATCTCGTGCTCAGAATCGGATTTTGAGGGTG ATTCTGATCTACTGCAGATCATCTGCAAAACCACAACATCAATGGCCTGTAAACCAGAAACTCTTTACTTTAGATGTTATATACCTCCATGACAAGCCTGGACCTGACAACTGCCCCCAGGATGTCTATGATGCACTTGTGGACGCCCTTGAGCACGTTACTGAATACAAGGGCTACATTCATGAGAGCGGAACAGGGCTAGTGCGTGTGCTCTTCCGTCACATGTGTATGCTGTTAGCACATCCTCAGCAGCGGTGCCAACAAGAGTACCTTGACATACCCAAGCCCCTTACAAAGAAGTCGCCTGCATCAGACTCGATGCCTGGAGAAGATAACATTCCTGTCTCCAGCCAATGA
- the LOC121244956 gene encoding PITH domain-containing protein 1 encodes MPFSLFVSNDYCFSSEIFDSEMACLHDHSCEDHDCSADWSLYKHIDISKVTALNEAVPGSVKSVFKAWEQRLSSSEEHLESNEGDPELLVFIPFTSDVKIKSISIVGGAGGTSPSKMRAFINRDGIDFSDAESMQAIQEWDLAENLQGVLEYQTRYSKFQSVASITLHFPENFGGDTTQIQYIGLKGEATQLKRDVVATIVYELMPNPSDHKAQAEGGGGLSHVE; translated from the exons ATGCCTTTTTCCTTGTTCGTTTCAAATGATTATTGCTTTAGCTCTGAGATTTTTGATTCCGAGATGGCGTGCTTACACGACCACAGTTGCGAAGATCACGATTGTTCCGCTGATTGGTCTCTTTACAAGCACATAGACATCTCTAAG GTAACTGCTTTGAATGAGGCTGTTCCAGGAAGTGTCAAGTCAGTTTTTAAAGCTTGGGAGCAGCGACTTAGTTCTTCTGAG GAACACTTGGAGAGCAATGAGGGCGATCCAGAGTTACTCGTTTTCATTCC ATTCACGTCAGATGTTAAGATCAAGAGCATTTCAATTGTTGGAGGTGCTGGTGGAACAAGTCCTTCGAAGATGAGAGC GTTCATCAATCGAGATGGCATTGACTTTTCGGATGCTGAAAGTATGCAAGCTATTCAG GAGTGGGATTTGGCTGAGAATTTGCAAGGTGTGTTAGAATACCAAACAAG GTATTCTAAATTCCAAAGTGTGGCAAGTATCACGTTGCATTTTCCTGAGAATTTTGGTGGTGACACAACTCAGATACAATATATTGGCTTAAAAGGTGAAGCTACCCAG TTGAAGAGGGATGTGGTTGCAACCATCGTTTATGAGCTTATGCCAAATCCTTCTGACCACaa GGCACAGGCTGAAGGTGGTGGGGGTCTTTCTCATGTGGAATGA